A segment of the Cellvibrio sp. KY-YJ-3 genome:
GAGGGATTCATCGATACGAATATTCCAGGCACGCAAGGTGCGAATAACCCGTTCATGAGCAGGAGCTGAGCGTGCTGTTACTAATGCGGTGCGAATGGGGCAATTTTCACCAAACTCCGCTTGCAACCCATGTAGTGCGGAAAGGAACTGTTTGAATGGGCCGCCACTGAGAGGCTCTTTGGCAGACGCTTTTTCGCTTTCGGTAAAGGCTGACAAGCCTTGCAACTTATAAACCTGCTCCGCCTCATCGGAAAAAATAACTGCGTCGCCATCAAATGCAAAACGGAGTTCGTCTTCATTCTCAACTTGCGGTTTGGAAGCGATTAAGGTTGCTGCAGCCATGCCGTGATCCAATGCTTGACGCACATCATCCGGCTCAGTTGAAAGGAATAAATGACAGCCAAATGCCGATGCGTAGCGGTAAGGAGAAGTACCGCCACAAAATGCAGCGCGACTAATCTTGAGGCCGTAATGCTCAATGGAGTTAAAGACACGCAAGCCGGTATCTGCACTGTTGCGAGACAACAGAATAACCTCTACACGCGGCTCCCCCCCCAGACGTTCATTCAAACGCAACAATTTTTTGACCATTGGGAATGCGTCACCCGGCGGTAGTATTTCGTCTTCATGATCAATTTGGTATTGCGCGTAAGCAGCCAGACCATCCTTCATATACACCTGATGGCTATCGTCAAGATTGAATAAGGCACGCGATGAAATCGCTATCACTAACTTGTCACCAAAACCCTTAGCCATACCGCACTCTCCAAATAAAATTAGCCGCGCAATTCAAAGTTGTCTGCATCCAAATGCGCAGGAAAACGCGCGCGATACTCTTGCAATTGTTCGGCAAATAACTCAACGACTAACACCTCAGCTTCCTGGCTGGTAGCAATCAGTTCACCGGTAGCACTGTAAACACTGGAGTCGCCTGCATAATGCTGCGACGCTTCATCCATACCAACACGATTTACACCAATGACATAGCTCAGATTCTCAATAGCCCGCGCTTGCAAGAGACGAT
Coding sequences within it:
- a CDS encoding 5'-nucleotidase, whose protein sequence is MAKGFGDKLVIAISSRALFNLDDSHQVYMKDGLAAYAQYQIDHEDEILPPGDAFPMVKKLLRLNERLGGEPRVEVILLSRNSADTGLRVFNSIEHYGLKISRAAFCGGTSPYRYASAFGCHLFLSTEPDDVRQALDHGMAAATLIASKPQVENEDELRFAFDGDAVIFSDEAEQVYKLQGLSAFTESEKASAKEPLSGGPFKQFLSALHGLQAEFGENCPIRTALVTARSAPAHERVIRTLRAWNIRIDESLFLGGLAKGTFLKAYGADVFFDDQKMHCESAREHVATGHVPHGIANRP